From Mucilaginibacter inviolabilis, a single genomic window includes:
- a CDS encoding RluA family pseudouridine synthase, with protein sequence MKFPKFADLILFENDDVIVVNKPPFLSSLDEREGGEVNLLRLAKAYSDDAQICHRLDKETSGALIIAKNPEAYRFVSMQFEKRQVKKVYHAIIDGTHTFDNLLVDLPILNVGKGNVTISRQDGKRAETWFQSLKYFKHYTLVECRPVTGRMHQIRIHLATQRASIAGDEMYKGEPVFLSKIKRKYHLGKDQEELPIMKRFALHAYEVTFKINPETEVTIHAPYPKDFETLLKQLEKFDS encoded by the coding sequence ATGAAGTTTCCGAAATTTGCCGACCTGATATTGTTTGAGAATGATGACGTGATTGTGGTAAACAAACCGCCTTTTTTGAGTTCGTTGGATGAACGGGAAGGAGGGGAGGTTAATTTGCTGCGATTGGCAAAAGCTTACTCAGATGATGCACAGATATGTCACCGCCTGGATAAAGAAACTTCAGGGGCGCTTATTATCGCCAAAAATCCCGAAGCTTATCGCTTTGTATCCATGCAGTTTGAAAAACGTCAGGTTAAAAAAGTTTACCATGCTATTATTGATGGTACGCATACGTTTGATAATCTATTGGTTGATTTGCCTATTTTAAATGTGGGTAAAGGTAACGTAACTATAAGCAGGCAGGATGGTAAAAGGGCCGAAACCTGGTTTCAGTCGTTAAAATACTTTAAACATTACACCCTGGTAGAGTGCAGGCCGGTTACCGGTCGTATGCACCAAATTCGCATACATTTGGCCACCCAAAGGGCATCCATCGCCGGCGACGAGATGTATAAAGGCGAACCGGTTTTCCTATCAAAAATAAAACGTAAATACCATTTGGGTAAAGATCAGGAAGAGCTTCCAATTATGAAGCGTTTTGCCCTGCATGCTTACGAGGTTACCTTTAAAATAAACCCCGAAACAGAAGTTACCATACATGCCCCGTATCCTAAAGACTTTGAAACGCTTTTAAAACAGCTGGAAAAGTTTGACAGTTAG
- a CDS encoding glutamine synthetase beta-grasp domain-containing protein: MATKLEYIWLDGYKPTQSLRSKTKIVKSFSGKVEDLDNWSFDGSSTEQAPGGSSDCILKPVFTVPDPQRKDAYLVMCEVLDSTGKPHESNGRALIQDDDNDFWFGFEQEYFLWDPKTDKPLGFPQGGYPAPQGPYYCSVGANNAFGREIVEEHLDVCLEAGLNVEGINAEVAAGQWEFQIFAKGAKEAGDQIWVARYLLERIGESYGVAINWHCKPLGQLDWNGSGMHANFSNTLLRTANSKEKFEAVCEAFRPAVKECIAVYGADNDQRLTGKHETASIHDFSYGVSDRGASIRIPLYAVDHNWSGYLEDRRPNSAADPYKVAAVIIKTVKSAKV, from the coding sequence ATGGCAACTAAACTCGAGTACATTTGGCTTGATGGGTACAAACCAACACAAAGCCTGCGCAGCAAAACTAAAATTGTTAAAAGCTTCAGCGGTAAAGTTGAAGATTTAGATAACTGGAGCTTTGATGGTTCATCAACTGAACAAGCACCGGGTGGCTCATCTGATTGTATCCTGAAACCGGTTTTCACAGTTCCAGATCCACAAAGAAAAGATGCGTACCTGGTAATGTGCGAGGTGTTAGATTCAACTGGTAAACCACACGAGTCAAATGGTCGTGCACTTATACAAGATGATGATAACGATTTCTGGTTTGGTTTTGAGCAGGAGTATTTTTTATGGGATCCTAAAACCGACAAGCCTCTTGGTTTCCCGCAAGGTGGTTACCCAGCTCCACAAGGTCCGTACTATTGTTCGGTAGGAGCAAACAACGCTTTCGGTCGCGAAATTGTTGAAGAGCACTTAGACGTTTGTTTAGAAGCTGGTCTGAATGTTGAAGGTATCAACGCTGAAGTAGCTGCCGGTCAGTGGGAATTCCAGATTTTCGCAAAAGGTGCTAAAGAAGCTGGTGATCAGATCTGGGTTGCCCGTTATTTATTAGAAAGAATTGGCGAAAGCTATGGTGTTGCTATCAACTGGCATTGCAAACCATTGGGTCAGTTAGACTGGAATGGTTCTGGTATGCACGCTAACTTCTCCAACACATTATTACGTACAGCAAACAGCAAAGAGAAATTTGAAGCAGTTTGCGAAGCGTTCCGTCCGGCAGTGAAAGAATGTATTGCTGTTTATGGTGCCGATAACGATCAGCGTTTAACCGGTAAACACGAAACCGCTTCCATCCATGACTTTAGCTATGGCGTATCAGATCGTGGTGCTTCTATCCGTATCCCACTTTACGCTGTTGATCACAACTGGAGTGGTTACCTGGAAGATCGTCGCCCTAACTCAGCTGCCGATCCATACAAAGTAGCAGCGGTGATTATCAAAACAGTAAAATCTGCAAAAGTTTAA
- a CDS encoding gamma-glutamylcyclotransferase family protein — translation MKPVCPHLFIYGTLLDSANSYGAYLQQHCILLKTGKFKGKLYDIGEYPGAIAHESTDQQVHGSIYLMDEPEKILAFIDEYEGFGNDQEQPNLFIRELTTIETDIDTVHCWIYLYNLPVNNLPQIQSGRYLK, via the coding sequence ATGAAACCTGTTTGTCCGCATTTATTTATTTACGGCACTTTATTAGATAGTGCCAACAGCTATGGAGCATACTTGCAGCAACATTGCATCTTACTAAAAACCGGTAAGTTTAAAGGAAAGCTTTATGATATAGGCGAATATCCCGGTGCCATTGCTCACGAAAGTACCGATCAACAAGTACATGGCAGCATTTACTTAATGGATGAACCGGAGAAAATATTAGCTTTTATTGATGAATATGAAGGTTTTGGCAATGATCAGGAGCAGCCCAATTTGTTTATCCGGGAGTTAACAACTATTGAAACGGATATAGACACAGTTCACTGCTGGATTTATCTGTATAATTTGCCGGTTAACAATTTACCGCAAATACAGTCTGGGCGATATCTAAAATAA
- a CDS encoding glutamine synthetase family protein, with protein MNQEQIKAYIEENNIQKIKFAFADIDGILRGKVIHTKKFVDGLQSGYGFCDVVFGWDSSDVCYDNVQLTGWHTGYPDKLCRIDLSTLRNIPWQDNIPFFLADYSNPKGNDLPACPRSLLKHVVKQCVDMGYHAEFAQEFEWFNFRETPQSINDKNFTNINTLTPGMFGYSILRTSENSDFYYDLFNLLTQFNIPIEGLHTETGPGVYEAAIAHDEVLSAADKATLFKTAVKEIAYKHGIMASFMAKWNENLPGCSGHIHQSLWTKDKSENLFHDAADEHKMSELHKQYLAGQLHCLPHILPMYAPTINSYKRLVEGAWAPTTVTWGVENRTTALRVINTTPAYTRLETRIPGSDTNPYLAMTAALASGLYGIKNKLKLDIPQTIGNGYQDKKNGVLAANLHDASVMMQNSPIAKALFGEGFVEHFTQTRLWEHRQYIKHVTDWELKRYFEII; from the coding sequence ATGAACCAGGAACAGATCAAAGCATATATAGAAGAAAATAATATACAGAAGATAAAATTCGCTTTTGCCGATATTGATGGCATTTTGCGGGGCAAAGTAATTCATACTAAAAAATTTGTTGACGGGTTGCAAAGCGGCTATGGCTTTTGCGATGTGGTTTTTGGCTGGGATAGCAGTGATGTTTGTTATGATAATGTACAGCTGACCGGCTGGCATACCGGTTATCCCGACAAGCTTTGCCGTATAGATCTTTCCACTTTACGCAATATCCCCTGGCAGGATAATATCCCTTTTTTCCTGGCCGATTACAGTAATCCAAAAGGCAATGACCTGCCCGCCTGTCCGCGCAGTTTGCTGAAACATGTTGTTAAACAATGTGTAGATATGGGCTACCATGCCGAGTTTGCCCAGGAGTTTGAATGGTTCAACTTCAGGGAAACGCCGCAGTCTATTAACGATAAAAACTTCACCAATATCAATACGCTTACACCGGGTATGTTTGGCTACTCTATCCTGCGCACATCAGAGAACAGTGATTTTTACTATGATCTGTTTAATCTGCTTACCCAGTTCAATATACCCATTGAAGGTCTGCATACCGAAACAGGGCCGGGCGTGTACGAGGCCGCTATTGCACATGACGAGGTTTTAAGTGCTGCCGATAAAGCCACGCTGTTTAAAACCGCGGTGAAAGAAATTGCCTACAAGCATGGAATCATGGCTTCGTTTATGGCCAAATGGAATGAAAATTTGCCCGGTTGCAGTGGTCATATCCATCAAAGCCTGTGGACAAAAGATAAAAGTGAGAATCTTTTCCACGATGCCGCGGATGAACATAAAATGAGTGAATTGCATAAACAGTACCTTGCCGGACAATTGCATTGCCTGCCTCATATACTGCCCATGTACGCACCAACCATCAATAGCTACAAACGCCTGGTTGAGGGTGCCTGGGCGCCTACTACGGTTACCTGGGGAGTGGAGAACCGCACTACAGCGCTTCGGGTGATCAATACTACACCGGCCTATACCCGTCTGGAAACCCGTATTCCCGGGTCTGATACTAATCCGTACCTGGCTATGACGGCTGCACTGGCCTCAGGTTTATACGGTATCAAAAACAAACTGAAGCTAGATATTCCCCAAACCATTGGCAACGGTTATCAGGATAAAAAGAACGGGGTGCTAGCAGCCAACCTGCATGATGCATCAGTAATGATGCAAAATTCACCTATAGCCAAAGCGCTTTTTGGCGAAGGTTTTGTTGAGCATTTTACGCAAACCCGCCTGTGGGAGCACCGCCAGTATATTAAACATGTAACCGATTGGGAATTGAAAAGGTACTTTGAGATTATATAA
- a CDS encoding HAD-IIA family hydrolase, protein MNRIDNFKSIIDRYKVVFFDAFGVLKNYNGLLPGIERTFAYLEEQQKEYYIVTNDASRSPAQLAESYQIKGLHSITPDHIISSGMLTKDYLDLKVNDGIVAYLGTPDSAHYIDSSGLHTLPVSQINADNIEKVNALIFLDDEGFNWFEDLNKTVNILRKRPIPVIVANTDKAYPVTKHDVSIAIGGLASMVEKIVGKEFIRFGKPDSQMFMFAYDLLREQGPISKKDIVMVGDTLQTDILGGNKFGLDTVLVLSGNTQAADADNRINATGIVPTYICDSAVVEFGELGF, encoded by the coding sequence ATGAACAGAATAGACAACTTTAAATCCATCATTGACCGGTACAAAGTTGTTTTTTTTGATGCTTTTGGCGTACTGAAAAACTATAATGGTTTGCTTCCTGGTATTGAGCGAACATTTGCTTACCTGGAAGAGCAGCAAAAGGAATACTATATAGTTACCAATGATGCTTCGCGAAGTCCTGCACAACTGGCCGAATCCTACCAGATCAAGGGGCTGCATTCGATTACCCCTGATCATATTATATCTTCGGGAATGCTGACCAAGGATTATCTTGATCTGAAGGTAAATGATGGGATAGTAGCCTATCTGGGTACGCCAGATTCGGCGCATTATATCGATAGTTCGGGTTTGCATACCCTGCCTGTAAGCCAGATAAATGCTGATAATATTGAAAAGGTAAATGCCTTGATATTTTTGGACGACGAGGGTTTTAACTGGTTTGAAGATCTGAATAAAACCGTCAATATACTGCGCAAGCGCCCCATTCCTGTCATAGTAGCCAATACCGATAAGGCTTACCCGGTAACCAAGCACGATGTATCTATTGCTATAGGCGGTTTGGCCAGCATGGTAGAAAAAATTGTAGGTAAGGAGTTTATCCGTTTTGGTAAACCCGACTCGCAGATGTTTATGTTTGCGTACGATCTGTTGCGCGAGCAGGGGCCCATCAGCAAAAAAGATATTGTGATGGTTGGCGATACCTTGCAAACCGATATCCTGGGAGGTAATAAATTTGGCTTGGATACGGTGCTGGTGCTCTCTGGTAATACCCAGGCAGCGGACGCTGATAACCGCATTAATGCTACTGGTATAGTGCCTACCTACATCTGCGACTCGGCAGTGGTAGAGTTTGGTGAACTTGGGTTTTAA
- a CDS encoding UDP-glucose--hexose-1-phosphate uridylyltransferase, with amino-acid sequence MNNENFDLKEHPHSRLNILTGDWILVSPHRTKRPWQGKVEAAQADQRPPYDPNCYLCPGNKRADGSENPEYKASYVFTNDYSSLLLNTPEGGLNDDELLVANSQRGICRVISFSPRHDLTLPEMETADIRKVVDVWQTEYQDLATYPWIKHIQIFENKGDIMGCSNPHPHGQIWAQNSIPVEVAKETQQQKVYFEQKGRSLLGDYLQLELKKQERIIFENEHFVVLVPFWAVWPYEAMIVSKRHITSLLYFTDEEKTALADAIKRLTVRYDNMFETSFPYSAGMHQSPVNMGDHPYWHWHMHFYPPLLRSATVKKFMVGYEMLANPQRDITAEFAADRLRNLSEVHYKTKG; translated from the coding sequence ATGAACAACGAAAACTTTGATTTGAAAGAACACCCGCACAGTCGTTTAAATATTTTAACCGGCGACTGGATACTAGTATCGCCACACCGTACCAAGCGGCCCTGGCAGGGTAAGGTAGAGGCTGCCCAGGCCGATCAGCGGCCACCATATGACCCCAATTGTTATTTATGTCCCGGAAACAAAAGGGCTGATGGCAGCGAAAACCCGGAGTACAAAGCCAGCTATGTTTTTACCAATGACTACTCGTCGTTACTGCTAAACACACCGGAGGGCGGATTGAATGATGATGAACTGCTGGTAGCCAACAGTCAACGAGGAATATGCCGGGTGATCAGCTTTTCGCCAAGACATGACCTCACATTGCCCGAGATGGAAACCGCCGATATCAGGAAGGTAGTGGATGTTTGGCAGACCGAATACCAGGACCTGGCTACTTATCCATGGATAAAACACATCCAGATATTTGAAAATAAAGGAGATATCATGGGGTGCAGCAATCCGCATCCGCATGGGCAGATCTGGGCACAAAATAGTATCCCGGTTGAGGTGGCTAAGGAAACCCAACAGCAAAAAGTTTATTTTGAGCAAAAAGGCCGCAGCTTGCTGGGCGATTACCTGCAGCTGGAACTCAAAAAACAGGAGCGCATTATTTTTGAGAACGAACATTTTGTGGTGCTGGTTCCTTTTTGGGCGGTTTGGCCTTATGAAGCCATGATTGTAAGCAAGAGACATATCACCAGTTTACTTTATTTTACAGATGAGGAAAAAACAGCTCTTGCTGATGCCATTAAGCGCCTTACGGTACGCTATGATAATATGTTCGAGACTTCGTTTCCATACTCTGCAGGTATGCACCAATCGCCGGTAAACATGGGCGATCATCCGTACTGGCATTGGCATATGCATTTTTATCCACCGCTGTTACGATCGGCCACGGTTAAAAAATTTATGGTGGGGTATGAGATGCTGGCCAATCCGCAAAGAGATATTACTGCCGAATTTGCAGCCGACAGGTTACGGAATTTAAGCGAAGTACATTATAAAACTAAGGGATAA
- a CDS encoding aldose epimerase family protein, whose amino-acid sequence MRHLSKNLLLIMLPACVSLAACNQSSDKKKTNMTDSTQTPASAFEKTIDGKQTHLYTLKNKNGITATFTNYGGRIVSLLVPDKNGKLTDVVLGFESVEGFEKSTEPYYGATIGRYGNRIAKGKFKIDGKEYQSSINNPPNTLHGGKNGYQSVVWDGKQVDSSTVEFTYLSKDMEEGFPGNLNVKVTYSLTDNNEFKAVYEATTDKNTVVNLTNHAFFNLNGEGSGTILDHLVQIDADNYVPVDSTLIPLGKIESVKGTPFDFTKPETIGKRINDNNVQLKDGKGYDHNFVLNKHDIKTPIATVIGDKSGIKMEVFTEEPGLQFYSGNFMQAKNVMKRGLKDEFRTSFAMETQHYPDSPNQPQFPSTELKPGQTYKTQSLYKFSVVK is encoded by the coding sequence ATGAGACATTTATCTAAAAACCTCCTACTAATAATGTTACCGGCATGTGTATCTTTAGCGGCCTGTAATCAATCATCTGACAAGAAAAAAACAAACATGACGGATAGCACCCAAACACCCGCTTCTGCTTTCGAAAAAACAATCGATGGAAAGCAAACGCATTTATACACCCTTAAAAATAAAAATGGTATCACAGCTACGTTTACCAATTACGGTGGCCGTATAGTGAGCCTGTTGGTTCCGGATAAAAATGGTAAGCTAACCGATGTGGTGCTGGGCTTTGAAAGCGTAGAGGGTTTTGAAAAATCAACCGAGCCTTATTATGGCGCTACTATTGGCAGGTATGGTAACCGTATAGCCAAAGGCAAGTTTAAAATTGATGGTAAAGAATACCAATCGTCTATAAATAATCCGCCAAATACGCTGCATGGCGGTAAAAATGGCTATCAGAGCGTAGTTTGGGATGGTAAACAAGTTGATTCATCTACCGTGGAGTTTACCTATCTGTCAAAAGATATGGAAGAAGGTTTTCCTGGTAACCTCAACGTAAAAGTTACTTATAGCTTAACGGATAACAATGAGTTTAAAGCAGTTTACGAAGCTACAACCGATAAAAATACCGTTGTTAACTTAACCAATCATGCCTTTTTTAACCTGAATGGCGAAGGCAGCGGAACCATCCTTGACCATTTGGTACAGATTGATGCTGATAACTATGTTCCGGTTGATTCGACTTTGATCCCTTTAGGTAAGATTGAGAGCGTAAAAGGTACCCCGTTTGATTTCACCAAGCCCGAAACCATTGGTAAACGTATCAATGATAATAATGTGCAACTAAAAGACGGCAAAGGATACGATCATAATTTTGTGCTGAACAAGCATGATATCAAAACGCCGATAGCCACCGTAATTGGCGACAAAAGCGGTATAAAAATGGAGGTATTTACCGAAGAGCCTGGTTTACAATTCTACAGCGGTAACTTTATGCAGGCCAAAAATGTAATGAAACGTGGTTTAAAAGACGAGTTCCGCACTTCATTCGCCATGGAAACACAACATTATCCAGATTCACCCAATCAACCTCAGTTCCCATCAACAGAACTTAAGCCAGGGCAGACTTATAAAACACAGTCGTTATATAAATTTTCGGTAGTTAAGTAA
- a CDS encoding nucleotidyltransferase family protein: MTGLIILAAGSSSRLGSPKQNLVYQGQTLLQRAIQTALTSVCHENVVVVLGANEGIIRPGISDQLVHIAYNTLWQEGMASSIRLGITELLSLQPLITGAILMLCDQPFVDPLLIYQLTEKKAETDFGIIACAYRDTLGVPVLFDASYFPQLLMLQGKEGAKKLIKIFPNDVAQIAFPLGAIDIDTIEDYEQLHGH; encoded by the coding sequence ATGACCGGATTGATCATATTAGCAGCAGGCTCATCAAGCCGCTTGGGCAGCCCCAAACAAAACCTGGTTTACCAGGGACAAACGCTGCTGCAGCGCGCTATTCAAACGGCACTGACTTCGGTATGTCATGAAAACGTGGTGGTGGTGCTGGGTGCTAATGAAGGGATAATACGCCCAGGCATATCAGATCAGCTGGTGCATATTGCCTATAATACCCTTTGGCAGGAGGGTATGGCGTCATCTATACGATTGGGTATTACCGAATTACTGAGCCTGCAACCTTTAATAACCGGCGCTATATTAATGCTCTGCGACCAGCCCTTTGTTGATCCCTTGCTGATATATCAGCTCACCGAAAAAAAAGCAGAAACTGATTTTGGCATCATTGCCTGCGCCTACCGGGATACGCTCGGAGTGCCAGTATTGTTTGATGCCTCCTACTTTCCCCAATTATTAATGCTGCAAGGTAAGGAAGGAGCCAAAAAACTAATCAAAATTTTCCCCAATGATGTTGCTCAGATTGCGTTTCCGCTCGGAGCCATTGATATTGATACTATCGAGGATTATGAACAGTTACACGGGCATTGA
- a CDS encoding XdhC family protein, whose product MKELQDIVQAFDRAHQAAKQTALATVVHVEGSSYRRAGARMLITEDGQLTGAISGGCLEGDALRKARLVMAQNKPMLVTYDTTDDDDAKFGVGLGCNGIIHILIEPISATKPNNPIQFFKLFLSQREPVVLITIFTMNDKQAPQPGTCLLLTQERAIKGIFPDETIKDVLLADANDVLINGNSVTKTYIYGDKFTCFIELLQPTVSLIIFGAGNDAIPLVQLASVLGWHIYIVDGRSNYAIPERFPLAKKIITTKPENALSQIDIDDRTVIILMTHNYNYDLAVLKQLLPLQLPYVGALGPKKRLHRMLDELKSEGMEITDEHLASIYGPAGLDIGSENADEIALSIIAEMQAVLKNRIGTSLRYKNAIHSRHPEQIITQTMQ is encoded by the coding sequence GTGAAAGAACTACAGGACATTGTACAGGCTTTTGACCGGGCCCACCAAGCAGCTAAGCAAACAGCCCTGGCTACGGTAGTGCATGTAGAAGGCTCATCATACCGCCGTGCAGGTGCCCGCATGCTCATCACCGAGGATGGGCAGCTTACAGGCGCTATCAGCGGTGGCTGCCTGGAAGGCGATGCCCTGCGCAAAGCCCGCCTGGTAATGGCGCAGAACAAGCCCATGCTGGTAACTTACGATACCACTGATGATGACGATGCCAAATTTGGCGTTGGCCTGGGTTGCAATGGTATTATCCATATCCTGATCGAACCGATATCTGCAACTAAACCCAATAATCCCATACAGTTTTTTAAGTTGTTTTTAAGCCAGCGCGAACCGGTGGTGCTCATCACTATTTTCACGATGAATGATAAACAGGCTCCGCAACCCGGCACTTGTTTGTTATTAACACAAGAAAGAGCCATCAAGGGTATTTTCCCCGATGAAACGATAAAAGATGTATTACTGGCCGATGCTAATGATGTGCTCATCAACGGCAATTCTGTTACCAAAACCTATATTTACGGCGATAAATTCACCTGTTTTATTGAGCTGTTACAACCCACCGTATCGCTCATCATATTCGGGGCCGGGAATGATGCTATACCTTTAGTGCAGTTGGCTTCGGTACTGGGCTGGCATATTTATATAGTGGATGGGCGCTCTAACTATGCTATACCTGAGCGATTTCCACTAGCCAAAAAGATCATTACAACTAAACCAGAAAATGCCCTGTCACAGATAGATATTGATGACCGCACCGTCATTATCCTGATGACACACAACTATAATTATGATCTGGCCGTATTAAAACAATTACTGCCTTTACAGTTACCTTACGTAGGGGCCCTGGGGCCAAAAAAACGCTTACACCGTATGTTGGATGAACTCAAAAGTGAGGGTATGGAAATAACAGATGAACATTTAGCCAGCATTTACGGACCGGCCGGTTTGGACATAGGATCTGAGAATGCCGACGAGATTGCTTTATCCATTATTGCCGAAATGCAGGCGGTATTAAAAAACAGGATTGGTACATCCCTGCGATATAAAAACGCGATCCATAGCCGCCACCCGGAGCAAATTATTACGCAAACGATGCAATAA
- the moaA gene encoding GTP 3',8-cyclase MoaA, whose product MNGSLLIDNHGRKINYLRLAVTDKCNLRCFYCMPEDGLHWLSRTELMSYEEMLRGCSLLVKMGIEKIRITGGEPFVRKDIMPLLTAVSQLDGLKELSLTTNGVLTAPHIPELKEIGVRSVNLSLDTLDANRFFAITRRDEFAHVMNTLEVLLKYGIEVKINAVVMDGKNTQDIIPLVRMTKELPVSVRFIEEMPFNGDGHIYTGLQWDHVRILEEIKSQYPRIQKLSDPPYSTSYNYQIPGHQGSIGIIAAYSRTFCGTCNRIRITPQGELKTCLYDDGGLNMKGIMRAGTGDDELQAILLNAINHRAKDGWEAERTRIVHPGIHESMATIGG is encoded by the coding sequence ATGAATGGTTCATTGCTCATAGATAATCACGGCCGGAAGATTAATTACCTGCGCCTTGCGGTAACGGATAAATGCAATTTGCGGTGTTTTTATTGCATGCCCGAAGATGGTTTGCATTGGCTTTCGCGTACGGAATTGATGAGCTATGAAGAAATGTTGCGTGGCTGTAGTCTGCTGGTAAAAATGGGTATCGAAAAGATTCGTATTACCGGTGGTGAACCTTTTGTTCGTAAGGATATTATGCCATTGCTCACTGCCGTATCGCAGTTGGATGGACTGAAAGAGCTGAGCCTCACCACTAATGGTGTATTGACCGCGCCGCATATTCCGGAATTGAAAGAAATCGGTGTACGGTCGGTAAACCTGAGTCTGGATACGCTGGATGCGAACCGCTTTTTTGCCATTACCCGCCGGGATGAATTTGCCCATGTGATGAACACTCTGGAAGTTTTGCTCAAATACGGCATCGAAGTAAAAATAAATGCGGTGGTGATGGATGGTAAAAATACGCAGGATATTATCCCCTTAGTACGGATGACCAAAGAGCTGCCGGTAAGTGTACGTTTTATAGAAGAAATGCCTTTTAATGGTGATGGGCATATTTACACGGGTTTGCAATGGGATCATGTACGGATACTGGAAGAGATCAAAAGTCAATATCCACGGATACAGAAACTATCCGATCCGCCATATTCAACTTCGTATAACTATCAGATACCGGGTCACCAGGGTTCAATAGGTATTATAGCGGCTTATTCGCGTACGTTTTGTGGCACCTGTAACCGCATCAGGATAACTCCACAGGGCGAACTGAAAACTTGTTTGTATGATGATGGCGGATTGAATATGAAAGGTATAATGCGTGCCGGTACAGGTGATGACGAACTGCAGGCGATATTGCTAAATGCTATTAATCATCGGGCTAAAGATGGCTGGGAGGCCGAGCGTACACGGATAGTGCATCCGGGCATACATGAATCTATGGCTACTATTGGGGGATAA
- a CDS encoding molybdopterin molybdotransferase MoeA, which translates to MTTVEEAEKLILEQLRDYGTESLPFEQTVGRVLAEVIKADRDLPPFNRVTMDGIAVHYQSIVSGILTFNIKATQAAGDEPVAITHPEECIEIMTGAVLPVSADTVIRYEDVEIVSGRALVKVQDIKKGQNLHLKGADKREGEVLASIGQMITPAIIGLAASVGKTHLLVKKLPRVVIISSGDELVEVDQAPAPYQIRRSNGYTIKAVLQKQGLQPDMIHIPDDPEITRQQIQHCLQNYDVLLLSGGISMGKFDYIPQALEDSAVKKIFHKVAQRPGKPFWFGVHGNGSLVFAFPGNPVATFMCLHKYFLNWLRDTLGLAEQSSVYAILAKDFQFQPTLQYFLQVRLQSNPQGQLIALPIEGNGSGDFANLADTDAFLELPLERTDFKAGEVFRVLRFI; encoded by the coding sequence ATGACCACTGTTGAAGAAGCTGAAAAGCTGATACTGGAGCAATTAAGAGATTATGGTACAGAAAGTTTGCCATTTGAGCAGACCGTTGGTCGTGTGTTGGCCGAAGTCATTAAAGCCGACCGTGACCTGCCTCCCTTTAACCGGGTAACGATGGATGGTATAGCTGTTCATTATCAGTCTATTGTAAGTGGTATCCTTACGTTTAATATCAAAGCTACCCAGGCAGCCGGTGATGAGCCTGTTGCTATTACCCATCCTGAGGAGTGTATCGAGATCATGACTGGGGCAGTGTTGCCGGTTTCTGCAGATACGGTGATCCGTTATGAGGATGTGGAAATCGTCAGTGGCCGGGCTTTGGTAAAAGTGCAGGATATCAAAAAAGGTCAAAATCTGCATTTGAAGGGTGCAGATAAAAGGGAAGGAGAGGTATTAGCGTCGATTGGGCAAATGATTACGCCTGCCATTATTGGTTTGGCAGCATCTGTTGGTAAAACGCACTTGTTGGTTAAAAAATTACCGCGCGTGGTGATCATATCCTCAGGCGACGAATTGGTGGAGGTTGATCAAGCTCCTGCGCCATACCAGATCCGGAGATCAAACGGTTATACCATAAAAGCGGTATTACAGAAACAGGGTTTGCAACCGGATATGATCCATATCCCCGACGATCCTGAAATTACCCGGCAACAAATACAGCATTGTCTACAAAATTATGATGTATTGCTGTTGAGTGGCGGTATATCTATGGGTAAGTTTGATTACATACCCCAGGCACTTGAAGATTCGGCAGTGAAGAAAATATTTCATAAAGTGGCCCAGCGTCCCGGTAAACCTTTTTGGTTTGGTGTGCACGGAAATGGAAGCCTTGTATTCGCTTTCCCTGGTAACCCAGTGGCTACCTTTATGTGCCTGCACAAATATTTTTTAAACTGGTTAAGGGATACTTTAGGTTTGGCAGAACAATCATCCGTTTATGCGATTTTAGCAAAAGATTTTCAGTTTCAGCCGACTTTACAGTACTTTTTACAGGTAAGGCTGCAAAGCAATCCGCAAGGGCAACTCATAGCCTTGCCAATTGAAGGAAATGGTTCAGGTGATTTTGCTAACTTAGCAGATACCGATGCCTTTTTAGAATTACCCCTGGAAAGGACTGATTTTAAAGCCGGAGAGGTGTTCAGGGTATTAAGATTCATCTGA